A portion of the Salvelinus alpinus chromosome 33, SLU_Salpinus.1, whole genome shotgun sequence genome contains these proteins:
- the LOC139563082 gene encoding cytochrome b5-like isoform X1 — protein MGEGINDNMINTNGADNMDVTHTEETADSNVKYYTLEEVKTHNMKTDAWLIIHDKVYNITSFLEEHPGGEDVLMVQAGADATVSFEDVGHSTDAREMLIKYYIGELKMDDRKKEGTKEEFITTSGDGSSSWTTWLIPAIVAVVVGIMYRYYMQERKSS, from the exons ATGGGAGAGGGAATTAACGATAACATGATCAACACAAATGGTGCTGATAACATGGACGTGACTCACACAGAAGAGACAGCAGACAGCAATGTGAAATACTACACCTTGGAAGAAGTAAAAACTCATAATATGAAGACGGACGCATGGCTTATCATCCACGATAAAGTGTATAACATCACCAGTTTCTTGGAAGAG CATCCAGGAGGAGAGGATGTTTTGATGGTGCAGGCAGGTGCAGATGCCACAGTGAGCTTTGAGGATGTTGGTCACTCTACAGATGCCAGGGAGATGCTCATCAAGTACTACATTGGGGAGCTCAAGATG GATGACCGGAAGAAGGAAGGCACAAAG GAAGAATTCATTACAACTTCAGGAGATGGCTCCAG CTCGTGGACAACATGGTTGATACCTGCCATAGTTGCAGTTGTTGTGGGTATCATGTATCGATACTACATGCAGGAGCGCAAGTCTTCCTGA
- the LOC139563082 gene encoding cytochrome b5-like isoform X2 yields the protein MGEGINDNMINTNGADNMDVTHTEETADSNVKYYTLEEVKTHNMKTDAWLIIHDKVYNITSFLEEHPGGEDVLMVQAGADATVSFEDVGHSTDAREMLIKYYIGELKMVQRMTGRRKAQRKNSLQLQEMAPARGQHG from the exons ATGGGAGAGGGAATTAACGATAACATGATCAACACAAATGGTGCTGATAACATGGACGTGACTCACACAGAAGAGACAGCAGACAGCAATGTGAAATACTACACCTTGGAAGAAGTAAAAACTCATAATATGAAGACGGACGCATGGCTTATCATCCACGATAAAGTGTATAACATCACCAGTTTCTTGGAAGAG CATCCAGGAGGAGAGGATGTTTTGATGGTGCAGGCAGGTGCAGATGCCACAGTGAGCTTTGAGGATGTTGGTCACTCTACAGATGCCAGGGAGATGCTCATCAAGTACTACATTGGGGAGCTCAAGATGGTACAGAG GATGACCGGAAGAAGGAAGGCACAAAG GAAGAATTCATTACAACTTCAGGAGATGGCTCCAG CTCGTGGACAACATGGTTGA